GTGGCGGTGGTGTGGGCCTACGTGCACGAGGGCAGCGAGCAGTCCCTGCGCGCGGTGGCGCTCTTCTACGAGCCGGGCCTTCCGGCGGGGACGAGCAGCGTGCGCTTCCTCGTGGAGCGCACGCTGGTGGACTGGTTCGGGCTGTTCCTGGTGATGCCCGTCTTCATCCCCATCCTCATCTCCTCGCAGAGCGTGGCGGGGGAGCGCGAGCGGCGCACGCTGGAGCCGCTGCTCGCCTCGCCCGTGAGCGCGGGGGAGCTCGTGGCGGGCAAGAGCCTCGCCTCGCTGGTGCCCGCGGTGGCGCTCACCTGGGGCGCCTTCGCGCTGCTGTGCATCGGCGTGGACTGGGTGGCGTGGCCGCTGGTGGGCAGGCCGCTCCTGCCGGATGCGCTGTGGGGCTTCGGGGTGCTGGTGCTGGGGCCGCTCTTCGCCTTCTTCGGAAACGCGGTGGCGGTGCTCATCTCGGCGCGCGTGAACGAGGCGCGCACGGCGCAGCAGGTGGCGGCGCTGGTGGTGCTGCCCCTGCTCGGGCTCGCCGCGGGCCAGGTGGCGGGGCTCGTGCGCGCGGGGCCCGCGCTCTACGCGCTGGAGGGGCTGGTGGTGCTGGGGCTGGACGTGCTGCTGGTGGCGCTCAGCCTGCGCCTGCTGGACCGCGAGCGGCTCCTGAGCCGCTGGGGCTAGGCGCGCGCCGCGGCTCGGGGGTGCGGTGCCGGATGGGGGGCGGGGCTTCGCCTGTTCATCCCACATCGAAGCTGGCATGGTCGAAGCAGACGAGCGACGCAATCCGGCGCCCGCTCCCGCGTAGGGGAGGGGAGGCCGCGGTCTTCAGCGCGGTACAGGAGGCATCGAGAGCGATGGGCATCTTCGACGGCATCAAGGGGGAGGCGCGGCGCAACTTCATCGCCCGCTCCGACGAGGCGAAGAACGCGATCATCTACCGCTATCCGGAGAACAACGTCCGGATGCTCACCCAGCTCACCGTGGACGCGGACGAGGTGGCGCTGTTCGTGAAGGACGGCAAGGTGGAGGGCACGCTGGGCCCGGGCCGCCACCAGCTGGACACGAGCAACATCCCCTTCCTCTCGCGGCTGCTCGAGGGCTTCACCGGCGGCAACCTCTTCGTCGCCGAGATCTTCTTCGTCAGCCTGCGCGAGTTCGCGGGCATCAAGTTCGGCGGCCCCATCGGGGACGTGCGCGACCCGGAGACGGGCCTGGGCATCGGCACCATGGTGTACGGCGACTTCAGCGTGCGCGTCACCGACCCCGAGAAGCTGGTGGTGGGCCTGGTGGGCCTGCGCCGCGCGGACAACGAGGAGTTCCTAGGCTGGTTCCGCAGCCAGGTGCTCAAGGTCACCCGCGACCGCATCGCCGAGCTGCTGGTGAAGAAGAAGTGGCCGCTGCTCGACGTGACCAGCGGCGCGTACACCGAGGAGATCGAGGGCGAGGTCATCGGCGGGCTGAAGCCCCACGTGGACGGCTACGGCCTCACCGTGGTGCGCCTGGGCAACTTCCACATCTCCATCAAGGAGGAGGACGAGGCCACCCTCAAGAAGCTCTCCAAGGACGTGGCCTACTCGCGCCTCGCCGGCGGCTTCCAGCAGTACGCGCAGGGCCAGGCGATGCTCGGCGCGGCCGAGGGCATGGCCAAGGGCGGCGGCGAGGGCTCCGGCGGCGCGCTGCAGGGCATGGGCATGGGGATGGGCTTCGGCATGGCCAACATGTTCACGCAGCAGCAGCAGCAGCAGCAGCAGGGCCGTCCGCCTCCGGGCGCACCGGGCACCGCGCCGGTGAACGGCACCTTCTGCCCGAACTGCGGCGCGAGCGCCCAGGGCAAGTTCTGCAGCAGCTGCGGCAAGCCGCTCGCCGCGGCCCCCGCGCGCTGCGTGGACTGCAACACCGAGCTCGCCCCCGGCGCGAAGTTCTGCAACGGCTGCGGCAAGCCCGTGCAGACCTGAGCGGGGTGGGCTAGGGCGACCCGGCCGCCGGCGTGCCGAGGCGGATGGGCACCCCCAGCGTGGTGCCCAGGCGCAAGAGCAGCACGTCCGGCTCGATGCCGCGCTCGCCCGCCGCCAGCGCGAGCTCACGTGCGCTCAGGGCGTTGCCGTGGGCCCAGAGCCCCTCGAGGAACTTGCCGGCCTCCGCGCTGTGCCACCACGCGGGGCCGAAGCGGGCCTTGAGCTGGCCCTGCAGCTGGCCTGCGAGGAACCACGCGCGAAACGCGTCCGCGCTCTGGAAGAAGTCCTCCAGGTCCACCAGGTAGCGCGCCTCGTCGTCCGGGCCCATGGGCAGCGCATCCGTGCGCTGCAGGATGGCGCTGTAGAGGGCGCGCGCGTCCACCTTGTCCCCTCGCCGCCGCAGCTCCAGCTGGTAGAGCAGGCGCCCCGCGGCGCGGCGGATGAGGAAGAGGCGGTGCGCGCTGGAGGCGGCGAGGAAGGTGTCGCGGCGCACGTCGGTGAGCCCCGCCTGCTCCTCGAGCCACACCGGGTCCTCCACCAGGTCCTCGAAGAGCGCGGCCCAGGCCTCGCCCACCGTGGGGTTGCCCAGCTTCGCGAGCTCGAAGCGCGGCTCGCGGGTGAAGGCGGCGTGCAGCAGGTGCCCCACCTCGTGCAGCACGCGCGCCTGCTCGAGCACCCCGTCCGCGGGCCGCACGCTCAGGCGCACGTCGCCGGGCACCTTGGGCGCGAGCGTGAGGGGGCGGGGGTTCTTGCGCGGCAGCTCGCGCGCGTCCACGCGCACGTTGGGCAGCGCCGAGAGCTGGATGCCGAGGCCCGCGAGCGTCTTGTCCACCCGGGTGAGCTGGGCGGCGCGCGGAAAGAAGCTGTCCACCTCGCGGGGGCGGAAGAGGCGGGGGATGTCCGCGCGGGTGAGCTGCTCGAAGGAGAGCCCCAGCTCGCTCTTCGCGAGCCGCGTCATCACCGTGAGGTAGGGCGCCTGCGTGGCCTGGAGGATCTCCTCGGCGAGCGCCGCGAGCCGGTCCAGGTCCGCCTGGCGCAGCTCCGCGCTGAAGGCCACGTACGAGGGGTAGCCCAGCTGGCGCACCACGGCCTGCAGCCGCTCCTCGCGCCGGCGCAGCGACTGGTTCAGCCGCTCGATGCTGGGGGTAGCGCCGCGATACAGCGCGCGGCGCACCTCCGCGCTGCGCTCGTTGGCGAGCAGCCGCTCCAGGTCGCGGTAGCGCACCTCCCGGCCCGCGCCGCCCTTCGGGTCCGGCAGGGTGTAGCTGAGCGAGCCCTCCAGGTTCGCCACCGCGTCGTTCTGCTCCTCGAGCGCGCTCGCCAGGTACTCGCCGGCGAAGAGGGACTCCAGGTAGGTGAGGGCGCGCACCTCGCGCGGCGCGGTGGAGAGCTGGCGCAGCCGGTCGATCTTGCGCAGGGAGGCGAGCGAGAAGAGCTGCGCGTCCTGGGCGTAGGTGGCGCCCACGTCTGCCTGGGTGCCCTCCGTCCAATAGGCCCAGACGCGGTCGTCCTGGCGCTCGAGCAGCGCCTCGGCGCGGGAGGAGAGCCCCTGCACCTCGCGGGTGAGCTGGGCGCTCTCGCCCTGGAGCGCCGCCGGGTTGGCCGGGGAAGCGGAGGGCCTCTTCGCGCACGCTGCGATTAGCAGGGCGAGGGGCAGCAGGAGCAGGAGCCTTGGACGCATGGGGAGGGCAATGTAGCTTCCGCGGCGCCCATGCCCAATTCCGTCCAGTGGAAGGCGGCCGCGGGGCGCCAGGCGCTCTACGCCAGCCTCCGGCACTTCTTCTCCGGCCTCGGCTACCTCGAGGTGGAGACGCCGCTGCTCGTCCCCACGCCGGGGATGGAGCCGCACATCAACGCCTTCGAGGTGCCCTTCGTGCCGGAGACGGACGTGGGCAGCGCCCGCCCGCTCTACCTGCACACCAGCCCCGAGTACGCGATGAAGCGTCTGCTCGCGGACGGCAGCGGGCCCCTGTTCCAGCTCTGCAAGGTGTTCCGCAACGGGGAGGTGAGCCGCACCCACAACCCCGAGTTCACGATGCTGGAGTTCTACCGGCCGCACGCGGACTACCACGCCATCATGGCGGACCTGGAGGGCGCGCTCGCCAGGGCGGGCCAGGCGGCGGCCGGCGCGGGCCACGGCGTCGAGGGCGCAGACCCGCTCTTCTTCACCCGCACGCCCTACGAGCGCGTGAGCGTGCGCGACGCCGTGCTGCGCGCCACCGGCATCGACCTGCGCGCGCACCGGGACGGGGCGAGCCTCAAGCGCGCGGCGGAAGGGGCGGGCGTGCGCACGGGGGACGCCACGAGCTTCGACGACGTCTTCTTCCACCTCTTCCTCCAGCGCATGGAGCGGGGCCTGGGGCACGAGCGGCCCACCTACCTCGTCGAGTACCCGGCCTCCATGGCCTCGCTCGCCCGGCTCAAGCCCGGAGAGCCCGAGGTGGCCGAGCGGGTGGAGCTGTACGCGAAGGGGCTGGAGCTGGCGAACGGCTTCAGCGAGCTGACGGACGCGGCCGAGCAACGCGCGAGGCTGCTGGAGGAGCAGGCCCTCAGGCGCACCGAGGGCCGCACCGTCTATCCGCTCGACGAGCGCTTCCTCGATGCGGTAGGCCGCATGCCGCCCTCGGCCGGCATCGCCGTGGGGCTGGACCGCATCCTGATGCTGCTGCTGGGGATGAGCCGCATCACCGACGTCCTCCTGTTCCCCGCCCACGAGTTCGTGTGAAGCCTCTGCTCAAAGAGCTGGCGCAGACCGCCTTCGCAGGTGCCGCGGGCCTGTCCATCACCGGCGCCCTGTCCCCCGTGGTGTGGGGCGCCGCCGCCCTGCGCGGCCCGCGCGCCGCGGACCCGCTGCTCGAGCTGTGGGCGAAGAGCATGCTCGCCTCCGCCGGCGTGGTGACCGAGGCGGTGGGGCTGGAGCATTTGCCCGAGGGGCACTGCGTCTTCGTCTGCAACCACCAGTCGCACTACGACGCCTTCCTCATCCTCAAGCACGTGCCCAAGCACATCCGCTACGTGGCCAAGCGCGAGCTCGCGCGCATCCCGGTGTTCGGCCACGCCGTGCGCGCCACCGGCAACATCGTGGTGGACCGCACCGGGAGCAGCAAGGACCGCGAGCGGCTGCAGGACGCCGTCCACGCCGTGCGCGAGCGCGTGAGCGTGATGTTCTTCCCCGAGGGCACCCGCAGCGAGGACGGCGTCCTGCGCCCCTTCAAGAAGGGCGCGGCGATGCTCGCCATCCAGTCCGGGGTGCCGGTGGTCCCCATGGCCGTGAGCGGCACGCGCCTCATCCTGCCCAAGGGTGGGCGCAGCGTGCGCTGGGGCCAGCGCGCGGCGCTCGTGGTGGGGAAGCCGATTTCGCCGGTGGGCCTGCAGCCCAGTGACCGGGATGCCTTCACCCAGCGGCTGCAGGCCGCGGTGAGCGAACTCTATGCCCAGGCGCGCGAGCGCTCAGGAGACCTGCCGTGAGCCCGAAGTCCAAGCCCGTGTTCGATACCCGCAACCTGCAGGCCCACCCGTGGCACGGCGTGAGCGTCGGCGACGACGCGCCCGAGGTCATCACCGCGTACATCGAGATCGTCCCCACCGACGCGGTGAAGTACGAGCTGGACAAGGCGAGCGGGCTGATGCGCCTGGACCGCCCGCAGCGCTTCAGCAGCCAGTGCCCCACGCTCTACGGCTTCATCCCGCAGACCTACTGCGACGCGCTCGTCGCCAAGCGCGCCGCCGAGCGCACGGGGCTGGACGTGGAGGGAGACCACGACCCGCTGGACATCTGCGTGCTCACCGAGAAGGTCATCCACTCGGGAAACCTGCTGGTGCGCGCGGTGCCGGTGGGCGGCTTCCGGATGGTGGACGGCAACGAGGCGGACGACAAGATCATCGCGGTGCTCGAGAACGACCTCGTCTACGGCGAGCTCGCCCACATCGCCCAGTGCCCGCGCGCGCTCATCGACCGGCTCAAGCACTACTTCCTCACCTACAAGCAGCTGCCGAACGAGGGGAAGCGCAAGGTGGAGATCGCCGAGGTCTACGACCGCGCCGAGGCCCACGAGGTCATCCGCCGCAGCCAGAAGGACTACGAGCGGCTCTACGGCACCCCGCGCGCGCCGGTGAAGGCCACCGTGAAGGGGAAGGCCGCCGCCAAGGCCCGGCGCCGCGCAGGCAGGTAGCGGGCGGCGCACAGCGGGCCAGAAAGAGTCTTGAAAACTCTTTCTGCCGTCCTTAGCTTTCGTCCCGGGAGGTAGCCACGGATGGGCGCTTCGCTGCTGGCGACGGACGGGTACAAGTTCAGCATGGCGGAGGCCGGCTGGCCGCTGCGCGAGGAGACCTTCTACTACTGCCACCGCCGCGGCGGGCTGCAGGTGATGCCGCTGGACCTGGAGCAGCTGCTGCCCACGCTGCTGCCGGAGCCCACGGACGCGGACTACGCGTACCTCGCCGCGCACGAGTACGCGATGGGCGCGGGCTTCAAGGCCGGGATGCTGCGCCGCGAGCGGCTGCGCATCCGGGCGCTGCCCAAGGGCGCGCTCTTCTTCCCCAAGGAGCCGGTGTTCACCCTCACCGGTCCGTCGGCGCTGGTGTCCTGGATCGAGCCGGTGCTCCTGCAGCTCAACTTCCGCATCCAGGTGGCCACGAGCGCCTTGAGCGACCGCGAGCTCACGGCCAAGGCGCTCGCGCGCCTGTGCTGCGAGGAGCAGCGCGACATCGTGCTGGAGACCCTGGACGCGGTGGGGGTGCGCCCCTTCCCGATGGACGTGGACGCGGACGGCTACGTGCGCCGGGTGCGCGCGGTGGTGCAGGAGCTGGTGGAGATCGTCGGCGACCCCTCGCGCATCTTCGAGGTGGGCCTGCGCGCCGCGAGCTGCCTCAGCCAGCACGAGCTCGCGGTGCGGGCCTGCAAGGACGCGGGCGTCACGCGCACGAGCAACGTGCTCGCGGCGCAGAAGCTGGGGCTCACGCCCGTGGGCACCATGGGCCACGAGCACGTGCAGCGCTACGGCTCGGACGAGGCGGCCTTCCGCGCCATGCGCGAGCGCCGCCCGCACCGCTCCAGCTACCTGCTGGACACCTACGACACCCTGAGCTCGGGTCTGCCCAACGCCTTCAAGCTCATCCGCGAGGACCCGGCGGCGCAGGACTCCATCCGCTTCGACTCGGGCAACAAGAAGCTGCAGTACCTCTACGCCGTCACCCGCGCGCGCGACCTGGGCATCCGCCCCGTGCACATCCTCGAGGACGGCCTGGACGCTGCCGCCACGCGCGAGTTCGAGGAGCTGCGCCGCATGGTGGACTGGGCGCCCGCCGAGCAGTTCTACGGCTACGGCGGCTACATCGTGGCGCGCCCCATGGAGACGCCCTTCACGCGCGACCGCGCCGCCGCCATCTACAAGCTGTCCTGCACGGGCGGGCGGCCCACCATGAAGTTCGGCAACGAGCTGGCCGAGGGCAAGCAGAGCATCCCGGGCGTGCCGGTGGTGTTCCGACGCCGCCACGGCAGCGGGCCCATCGGGCTCATCGGTCAGGCGGACGAGCAGCCCCCCGAGGGCTACTTCCTGCTCACCGGCAGCGGCGCCGAGGTCCCCAGCCTCGTGGCGAGCGACAGCGGGGACGTGCAGGGCCACACCGTGGCGCTCTCGCCGGCCACCCAGGCGCTGGTGGACTCGCTGCGCCAGCGCTACTTCCCGCAGGGGCGCGTGTAGCGCGCACGCGCCCGGAGGTCTGTGCCCGTGTCCGCGACCCCGCCGCTTCCCCCTCCCGACTTCTACGATCCCTCCCAGGTGGGCGCGCTCTTCCTCGAGCGCGGCGCCCGCGTGGCCGAGGCCGCGCACGCCTACCGCGCCCGCCACGGCGTGAGGCCCGCGCACGCGGACAGGGAGCGCATCGTCGCCTTCGGCATCGACGTGCAGGTGGGCTTCTGCACGCCGGGCGCGAGCCTCTTCGTGCCCGGCGCGGTGGAGGACACGCAGTGCGCGCTGGGCTGGCTCTACCGCCACCTCGGGCGCATCACGGGCCTGGCCTTCTCGCTGGACACGCACCGCGTCTTCCAGATCTTCCACCCCGCGTGGTGGCAGGACGCGGCGGGTAACGCCCCCCCGCCCCTCACCCCCATCCTCGCCGCGGACGTGCGCGCGGGGCGCTGGCGCGCGACGCGGCAGCCCGAGGCGAGCCTCGCGTACTGCGAGCGCCTGGAGGCGAGCGGCCGCTACGTGCTCACCATCTGGCCCTACCACACGCTGCTCGGGGGCCTGAGCCACGCGCTGGTGCCCGCGGTGATGGAGGCCAGCCTCTTCCACGCCCTGGTGCGCGACGTGCCCACGCGCTTCGACATCAAGGGCGAGCACGCGCTCACCGAGAACTACTCGGTGCTCAGCCCCGAGGTGACGGAGGTGGCCGGAGAGAAGGTCGGCGCCTTCAACGAGTCGCTGCTCGAGCACCTGCTCTCCTTCGACCGCATCTACGTCTTCGGCCAGGCCAAGAGCCACTGCGTGCTGTCCACGCTGAGGGACCTGCAGCGCACGCTCGAGGTGCGCGACCCGGAGAAGCTCGCGCGCATCCACATCCTCGAGGACGCGATGAGCCCGGTGCCGGCGCCGCCGCTGGATCCGCTGCCACCGGGGCTCGACTTCCCGCGCGTGGCCGAGGCCGCGATGCAGGACTTCCGGAGGGCGGGCATGCGGGTGGTGCGCACCAGCGACCCGCTGGACGCGTGAGCCGCCGTCCGTCCCCGCCTTTACCGGTGCCGGGCGCGAGCAGCGCCGCGCAGGGCGTGGCGCGCGCGCGCGAGGCGCTGGAGGCCTACGCGCGCCCCGCGGTGGCCGTGGACCTGGTCATCCTCACGCTGCTCGAGGGCAGCCTGCACGTGCTGCTGGTGCGCCGCGCCGAGGCGCCCTTCGCGGGGCGCTGGGCCTTGCCCGGGGGCTTCCTGCGCGTGGCGGACGGCGTGCAGGACCAGGGCGAGGACCTGGAGGCCGCGGCCGAGCGCGAGCTGGTGGAGGAGACGGGGCTCTCGCCCCGGGACGTGTGGCTCGAGCAGGTGGGCGCCTTCGGCAAGGCGCACCGCGACCCGCGCATGCGCGTGGTCACCGTGGCCTACGCGGCGCTGGTGCGCCCCGACCTCGCGGGCCGCGTGCACGCCGGGGGCGATGCGGCCGCGGCCGAGTGGGCGCAGGTCGCGTCCCTGGGGGAGGGGGCGCTCGCCTTCGACCACGGGCACATCCTGGAGGTGGCGCTCGCGCGCATCCGCGAGCGGGTGGACACCTCCGACGTGGCCTTCGCCCTGGTGCCGCGCACCTTCACCGTGCCCGAGCTGCGCGCCGTCTTCGCCGCGGTGAAGGGCGCGCCGCAGGACGCGGGCAACTTCCGCCGCCGCGTGCAGCGCCTGCTCGAGGACCGCATCCTCGAGCGCGCCCCCGGCGTGCGGCGCACCGCGAGCAAGCCGGCGAGCCTCTACCGCTTCCGCAAGGGCCGCTAGCGCAGCTCGAAGCCCAGGGCCACGGTGCCCGCGAGGTACTCGTCCAGCGCGCCGCCGACGATGAAGCGGTCTCCGGGCTCCGGGTGCATCGCGTAGTAGTAGCGCCGGTACTCGGCGCCCACCTTCAGCCGCCATGCCTCGCCCAGGTGCCACTCGCCCGCGAGCGCCCCGTCCACCGCGCCCACCACGTTGTGCGGGAAGAAGGCGTCGCGCAGGTCGCCCGTCTCCCAGACCTTGTGCACGCCCGCGTCGAGCACCAGCGTGAGCCGCTCGGCGACCGGGATGCGCCCGAAGAGCCCGGCGCGCGCGCTGCGGTAGCGCACCGAGGGCACCAGGAGCTCCGTGCCGCCGCGCGTGGGCTGCCGGAACGCGAACACCTGGGTACCGAAGGTGGCCGAGGTGCCCAGCTCCCCGCGCCCTAGCGGCAGGCGCAGCGTGAGCCCGCCGCGGTACGCGTCCGAGTCCGTGCCGTAGCGCTGCCCGTCCGGCATCGTCGAGCTCACCGCCACCAGGATCTCCGCGGACGCCGTCACGCCGACGTGCGTCCAGAAGCCGTGCGTGAGCATCAGCCCCGGGTACCACTCCACGCCGAGCGCCACCGCCGGGCCTCCGAGGAGCCGGTAGGTGGG
The DNA window shown above is from Aggregicoccus sp. 17bor-14 and carries:
- a CDS encoding lysophospholipid acyltransferase family protein gives rise to the protein MKPLLKELAQTAFAGAAGLSITGALSPVVWGAAALRGPRAADPLLELWAKSMLASAGVVTEAVGLEHLPEGHCVFVCNHQSHYDAFLILKHVPKHIRYVAKRELARIPVFGHAVRATGNIVVDRTGSSKDRERLQDAVHAVRERVSVMFFPEGTRSEDGVLRPFKKGAAMLAIQSGVPVVPMAVSGTRLILPKGGRSVRWGQRAALVVGKPISPVGLQPSDRDAFTQRLQAAVSELYAQARERSGDLP
- a CDS encoding nicotinate phosphoribosyltransferase, encoding MGASLLATDGYKFSMAEAGWPLREETFYYCHRRGGLQVMPLDLEQLLPTLLPEPTDADYAYLAAHEYAMGAGFKAGMLRRERLRIRALPKGALFFPKEPVFTLTGPSALVSWIEPVLLQLNFRIQVATSALSDRELTAKALARLCCEEQRDIVLETLDAVGVRPFPMDVDADGYVRRVRAVVQELVEIVGDPSRIFEVGLRAASCLSQHELAVRACKDAGVTRTSNVLAAQKLGLTPVGTMGHEHVQRYGSDEAAFRAMRERRPHRSSYLLDTYDTLSSGLPNAFKLIREDPAAQDSIRFDSGNKKLQYLYAVTRARDLGIRPVHILEDGLDAAATREFEELRRMVDWAPAEQFYGYGGYIVARPMETPFTRDRAAAIYKLSCTGGRPTMKFGNELAEGKQSIPGVPVVFRRRHGSGPIGLIGQADEQPPEGYFLLTGSGAEVPSLVASDSGDVQGHTVALSPATQALVDSLRQRYFPQGRV
- a CDS encoding nicotinamidase, producing the protein MSATPPLPPPDFYDPSQVGALFLERGARVAEAAHAYRARHGVRPAHADRERIVAFGIDVQVGFCTPGASLFVPGAVEDTQCALGWLYRHLGRITGLAFSLDTHRVFQIFHPAWWQDAAGNAPPPLTPILAADVRAGRWRATRQPEASLAYCERLEASGRYVLTIWPYHTLLGGLSHALVPAVMEASLFHALVRDVPTRFDIKGEHALTENYSVLSPEVTEVAGEKVGAFNESLLEHLLSFDRIYVFGQAKSHCVLSTLRDLQRTLEVRDPEKLARIHILEDAMSPVPAPPLDPLPPGLDFPRVAEAAMQDFRRAGMRVVRTSDPLDA
- a CDS encoding inorganic pyrophosphatase; the encoded protein is MSPKSKPVFDTRNLQAHPWHGVSVGDDAPEVITAYIEIVPTDAVKYELDKASGLMRLDRPQRFSSQCPTLYGFIPQTYCDALVAKRAAERTGLDVEGDHDPLDICVLTEKVIHSGNLLVRAVPVGGFRMVDGNEADDKIIAVLENDLVYGELAHIAQCPRALIDRLKHYFLTYKQLPNEGKRKVEIAEVYDRAEAHEVIRRSQKDYERLYGTPRAPVKATVKGKAAAKARRRAGR
- a CDS encoding SPFH domain-containing protein, giving the protein MGIFDGIKGEARRNFIARSDEAKNAIIYRYPENNVRMLTQLTVDADEVALFVKDGKVEGTLGPGRHQLDTSNIPFLSRLLEGFTGGNLFVAEIFFVSLREFAGIKFGGPIGDVRDPETGLGIGTMVYGDFSVRVTDPEKLVVGLVGLRRADNEEFLGWFRSQVLKVTRDRIAELLVKKKWPLLDVTSGAYTEEIEGEVIGGLKPHVDGYGLTVVRLGNFHISIKEEDEATLKKLSKDVAYSRLAGGFQQYAQGQAMLGAAEGMAKGGGEGSGGALQGMGMGMGFGMANMFTQQQQQQQQGRPPPGAPGTAPVNGTFCPNCGASAQGKFCSSCGKPLAAAPARCVDCNTELAPGAKFCNGCGKPVQT
- a CDS encoding ABC transporter permease subunit, which encodes MAFHPARARAVFWKDLLDLRKNPLLLLSMAVLPLVFAAVPVAVVWAYVHEGSEQSLRAVALFYEPGLPAGTSSVRFLVERTLVDWFGLFLVMPVFIPILISSQSVAGERERRTLEPLLASPVSAGELVAGKSLASLVPAVALTWGAFALLCIGVDWVAWPLVGRPLLPDALWGFGVLVLGPLFAFFGNAVAVLISARVNEARTAQQVAALVVLPLLGLAAGQVAGLVRAGPALYALEGLVVLGLDVLLVALSLRLLDRERLLSRWG
- a CDS encoding NUDIX domain-containing protein, which produces MARAREALEAYARPAVAVDLVILTLLEGSLHVLLVRRAEAPFAGRWALPGGFLRVADGVQDQGEDLEAAAERELVEETGLSPRDVWLEQVGAFGKAHRDPRMRVVTVAYAALVRPDLAGRVHAGGDAAAAEWAQVASLGEGALAFDHGHILEVALARIRERVDTSDVAFALVPRTFTVPELRAVFAAVKGAPQDAGNFRRRVQRLLEDRILERAPGVRRTASKPASLYRFRKGR
- the epmA gene encoding EF-P lysine aminoacylase EpmA — translated: MPNSVQWKAAAGRQALYASLRHFFSGLGYLEVETPLLVPTPGMEPHINAFEVPFVPETDVGSARPLYLHTSPEYAMKRLLADGSGPLFQLCKVFRNGEVSRTHNPEFTMLEFYRPHADYHAIMADLEGALARAGQAAAGAGHGVEGADPLFFTRTPYERVSVRDAVLRATGIDLRAHRDGASLKRAAEGAGVRTGDATSFDDVFFHLFLQRMERGLGHERPTYLVEYPASMASLARLKPGEPEVAERVELYAKGLELANGFSELTDAAEQRARLLEEQALRRTEGRTVYPLDERFLDAVGRMPPSAGIAVGLDRILMLLLGMSRITDVLLFPAHEFV
- a CDS encoding chromosome segregation protein SMC, which produces MRPRLLLLLPLALLIAACAKRPSASPANPAALQGESAQLTREVQGLSSRAEALLERQDDRVWAYWTEGTQADVGATYAQDAQLFSLASLRKIDRLRQLSTAPREVRALTYLESLFAGEYLASALEEQNDAVANLEGSLSYTLPDPKGGAGREVRYRDLERLLANERSAEVRRALYRGATPSIERLNQSLRRREERLQAVVRQLGYPSYVAFSAELRQADLDRLAALAEEILQATQAPYLTVMTRLAKSELGLSFEQLTRADIPRLFRPREVDSFFPRAAQLTRVDKTLAGLGIQLSALPNVRVDARELPRKNPRPLTLAPKVPGDVRLSVRPADGVLEQARVLHEVGHLLHAAFTREPRFELAKLGNPTVGEAWAALFEDLVEDPVWLEEQAGLTDVRRDTFLAASSAHRLFLIRRAAGRLLYQLELRRRGDKVDARALYSAILQRTDALPMGPDDEARYLVDLEDFFQSADAFRAWFLAGQLQGQLKARFGPAWWHSAEAGKFLEGLWAHGNALSARELALAAGERGIEPDVLLLRLGTTLGVPIRLGTPAAGSP